The genomic window GGACAAAGATAAAGAGACTAATGTTCAAGTTTTGCTTCGATGCAGGTCATCTTCTcttttaatttcatttcaacCATTTTGTTTTACATTTCTATAATTGTTGAGTTTGCTTTGGCTGGCTATGTGTAATTGTGTAATTTGGTTTGAGATATTGAGcttttttctaatttattttattgattattgatttataataatttgaagCTTTGTTTTTTGTGATATGTGTATGTGTATTGTTGAATTGCAAGTTTTCTTGAGTTGATTATTTATGgacatttttaaataattaaaagttaaatttgttttttccaattttaggCCATTAAGCGATGATGAACAAAGGTCGAATGTTCCTAAGGTTGTGTCAtgtaatgaaaataaaaggGAAGTGATTGTTATGCAGACTGTAGCTAACAAACAAGTGGATAGAGTTTTCAACTTTGACAAGGTATGCTTATTTCTATCATTTGCAAGTAAGAATATCTTAATCctgtaatattttattaatacgTGTTATTTTGATCTGTTTGATAAGGTTTTTGGGCCTAAAGCACAACAGAGATCAATATATGACCAAGCTATTTCCCCAATTGTCAATGAAGTTCTTGATGGTTTCAACTGCACTGTTTTTGCTTATGGACAGACTGGGACTGGTAAAACTTATACAATGGAGGGTGGTATGAGAAATAAGGTATATTATATTTCCCCAACCGACATTTTCTTCCATTGGTTAAATTATATTATGTCACTGAAATTTAATGATCATGGAAACTATGTCAAATTCTGCGTTTTATGTATAGGGTGGTGATTTAACTGCTGAGGCTGGTGTCATTCCTAGAGCAGTTCGTCAaatttttgatattttggaaGCACAGAATGCCGACTATAGCATGAAAGTAACATTCCTTGAGCTTTATAATGAAGAAATAACCGATTTATTGTCCGCAGAAGACAATTCTCCTAGGCCTATAGAAGAAAGAGTGAAGAAACCAGTAGCCCTTATGGAAGATGGAAAAGGTAGTGTGTTGTTAAGAGGCCTTGAAGAAGAATCGGTATATAGTGTAAATGAAATTTATGCTCTGTTGGAACGAGGAGCATCAAAGAGGCACACTGCAGAGACACTGCTTAACAAGAGAAGCAGGTAGTTTTTCCTTTTACTTTGTTGTTGAAATTTATGTTAGTAGAAGCCATGTTTTACTTGATGAATATATTTTGGTGCAGTCGTTCACATTCAGTGTTCACCATTACTGTCTATGTGAAAGAAACAGTAATTGGTGATGAGGAGTTGATTAAGTGCGGCAAGCTTAATCTTGTTGATTTGGCTGGATCGGAAAATATATTGCGTTCTGGAGCACGTGAGGTACACAAAATTTCTGATTTATTCTACTTTTGTTAATTTACTGTGTCAGGTAATTTGTCATTTGGGTGTATCATGTATTCTTGTTAATCTAAGTGCATTGAAATGATCAAACGTTTAGTCCCAATTTGAATGAACTTTTGGCTTATAGGAGCTTTTCAACTAAAACAAGCTTACAAATTTTCACTTATGGAAGGGTCTGTAATAGCTTATAGATGTTTATGAAGTTACTTGAGAGAGATTCTAGAAAAAAGATGAGATGTGGCACTAATTTTAACTTGTGCAAgagattatttttcaaaaaattcataGCTATTGTAATACTTTTTTGATATTTCCTTTCCTGCTATTTATAAGAAGTTGTATGATTGATGTTAATTTAGAGCAATCTGTTGTTACTTGTTAGAAAGTGACATAAAATGTTAGTTATAGTTTCCCAGATATAACTTGGTTTTTCAACTGATTTTGGTCCTCTTTCGTTATCTCGACTATATGCGAATTAAATTGTAAGATTTGATCTTACACTAAGTTTGGAACAATATGATTACAGGGCCGTGCTAGAGAAGCAGGGGAGATAAACAAGAGCTTACTCACACTGGGACGTGTGATAAATGCGCTTGTGGAACATTCTGCGCATGTACCTTACAGGTTCATATTAACGTAACGTAGTTATGAATTATTATAGAGACATGTACCTTTAATATTCATGCCTCTTGGTTGTTTGTTATTTCAGAGATAGTAAGCTTACAAGGATTTTGCGAGATTCCTTAGGAGGGAAAACTAAAACATGTATAATTGCTACTATTAGCCCATCTGCTTATTGCTTGGAAGAAACATTAAGTACTCTAGACTATGCTAGTAGAGCAAAAAACATAAAGAATAAGCCTGAGGTCAGTTACCACCTCTATGTCCGcttaaaaatgttataaaagCAGTTTTTGCGTTGTGCTGATAAATGCTAATATTTTTCTAATAGGCAAACCAAAAAGTTTCAAAGGCTGTTTTGTTGAAGGACTTGTACATAGAGATTGAGAGAATGAAAGAAGGTACATTCACCATTATTTAAGTTTTGGTACATAGAGAAGTTCCTTGTATCATATCTTTATTCATGTGTATATTGAATGCAGACGTCCGAGCAGCAAGGGAAAAGAATGGTGTATATATTTCTCATGAAAGATTTGCCAAGGAAGAAGCTGAAAAGAAGGTCCTTTATCTGTTTTGAGTAAATCTGCATATCtaaataatataacaataataCTATACTATATTCTACATAATGTAACAAAAATACTACTAGGATATGGCACATTATCCGGGGGAATACAAAACCTCTGCTTGAATAATacttttcaattaattttcattgaatTTGCTTTCTTTTCATGATGGTACTTATTTCGATTTCCCTAGCTTAATTTGCTTTATGTCAATCCTTCATGCAGGAAAGGAATGAGAAGATCGAGCAATTAGAGAATGATCTCAACCTTAGTCAGAAAGTATTCCCCGAGTCTTTgctcccattttttttttcttcgtatTGTGTATAATGAACTTCATTGATAAATTACTTCGTCCCATTAATTTGCAGCAAGTGGACAAATTCCATGAGCTCTATTTGACAGAGCAAGAACATAAACTAGATTTGGAGAATGAGCTTAAGGATTGCAAGGTGCATAGATTGGATATTTTTTCCTCCATGATTTATCATTTTAAGTATctaatcaaattaaattactCTTTAGGTGATTTTGAAAAGTatcttaataaattaaattactcGTTAGGTGAATTTGGAAAAAACCAACAACATCTTGCATGATCTTCAAGAGAATTACAAGCTTGTTGTTTCAAAGCTGAAGGAGAAGGAGTCCGCCATTTCGAAGCTACTGAAATCAGGTAAATCAATTGACTATATGCTACCGAGAATTATGCTGTTTATGTTCAATTCACTATACTATTGGCTTTACTTTGCTTGTGAACAGAAAATGCCTTGATTGAACGTGCAAAGGAAATGTGTATGGATCTTCAGAATGCATCAGATGATATTAATTTACTGTCCACAAAGTTGGGTATGATTATTTTACTCTTCATTTTGCGTCAGTAAGTTCTTTGTTCCTGATTTGTGGCCCTTTTCGTAAGAAAATATGCTTCATGTGACATGAAAATGAGGTTTAGCACATCTCGCCATGTGTTACATGTTTTAGAAATTGGATATATTATTGCATTATTTCAAAAGGATATCTTCAGAGTAATTTCTTCTTGCAGATCATAAAGAAAAGATGGAGGgagaaaaccaaaaaataatctTGAATTTTGCATCTCTCTTAAATGGGGGCATAAAAGATTTGCACGCGACCATTATAGGATCTATTTCTCAACAACAGAAACAACTTAGACACATGGAAGATCATGTTTACTCTCATCTTACCAGTAAAAGGGATGTAAGGAAACTGAAGAAAATACTGTTTCAGTTATATATTCTGTTTCCCATGACTATTCttcatttgatttttgaatgATAATCTGTTTTCAGGCAGCACAAGCTCTGGAATCAAGGATCAATAAAATGAGAGAAACTTATACTTCAGGAGTAGGGATCCTGAAGGAGCTAGAAAATACATTGCACCTGAAAGCTTCGTCTGATATGGAACAGATACAAAATAGAGTTTCCTCACAGGCGTTGGCTGTTGAGAATGTAATCGAATTactaaaaatattagttttctagttttaaattttaagctTCGTTGTAGGCTTTGGCTGTTCAGAGAATGCTAAAagtattttgtaaaaatatttgttacttcCATGATCTCCTATCTCGAGTTGAAATTTTGATTTGCCTTCTTACAGTTTCTTGCCACTGCGGTTCTTGAAGCCAATGATGTGATCGACAGCATCCATAATTCTCTTGATGAGCAAAAACAGCTGGTAGCATTCTCCATTCAACAACAAGAGGAAGTATGTTCCATATGTAGCCGCCTTTGTTTTGGGTTTGTTCTGTGTAAAAATATTAAAGCAATAGTTTAATGGATCATTGTAGGGATTGCAACAAAGTATGATTTCGGCACGAGTGGTTTCAAAGGCAACTGTAAAATTCTTAGATGACATTAATATGCATTCTTCAAGAGTAATGAAAATTGTTGAAGAAACTCAAAAGGAGAGGTCCCACCAATTGACTAATTTTGAGATGAAGTTCAAGGTAAGAAAACGCCGTCACTCATACCTCAATGCTAAAAGGTCAAACTCATGGTTTGGTGGttgatttttttccttcaaCCTTAAACAGGAAGAGGTTGCGAGAGATGAGGAGGAGGCCTTAGACAAAATTTCaacaattttgtcaaacttgacATCTAAGAGAATTGCTATGGTTTGTAGACTGCATCATCCTTTTGCTTCATTTTCTTGTTGGTTTTCTGTACAGTAACTGACTTTTGACAAATATGTATTAGGTCTCAGAGGCGTCAAGAAATATGCAGGACACAAGTGTGCAACAGTCTAAGAAATTGCAGCTAGAGATGCTCAACTTGCAGCAAGTTTCTAAAGATGCTACCAAGGAAGTTAATGAATACGTAGAGAATGCAAATAACCAATTTGTAGAACAAATATTCTCAGTAAATAACTTCAAAGCTACAATGGAGGATTGTCTCCTGGATTGGTGAGTTTTTTTCCTTGTtacacttttatttaatttttattcggaTTTGTTAAAAATAGCCAAACATTCTTGCACAGACCCGTTTTGTTAGGGATGGATGACGATTGTGCGTACataagttttcaatttttacgGCTTTAAATTTTCTCTTGCCATTGCTTGCTGGTTGTCGTTTGAAAAGAAAGATTTTCAATTCTTTTGTACATGCAGTTCAAAGACAGTGGACTGTTCCAGGAAGCAGTGGGAAAGTGCCCAATTGTCCTTTAATAATTTCCACAAGAACAATCTTGCAGAGATCGAATCTATAGTGAAGTAAGTTTCTGTTAGTTGGTGTCTTAGATTTTCCTTAATGagaaaaaagttatattttataaCTTCAATCAATGCTTTAACAGGAAAAACATCTCGACAAACCATGctttggataaaaaaattgtgtctGCATCATTATCTATGGAGTTAGATTATGATGCAGGAACACGTAACCTACTGGCAGATGTGAATGGTAATTGGAGTTCTTTTGTTTACAATTTGTTTCCATCTTGTTACCTTCTTTCGTCTCCCTTTCGCTTATTTGACCGAGTTTCAGGTGCTCTATTGATGGACCATGAGAATAAGAAGGAAATTGATTCTATGACTACACAGTGGTTGGAACAGCTTATTTCATTACAAGATAAACATGGTGAAGATATATCAGACATTCATGTCCAAGCAGAAAAGTCCCTTGTTAAAGATTACTTGGTATACAAAACCTTCTTTACTTTTGTGGAGTTtttgcattattattattattattattattattattattattattagggagTCCCTAATATGGACCTCTTTTTTTAGGGTCCACCCATGGTCCTTATTAAATGACTGACGGTCTCTTCTTCCTTTAATTCATCCCTCTCTCCTTGTTGAGTTTTTGCAACCAGAaaccaattattattattattattattattattattattattattattattattattattattattattattattattattattattattattattattattattattattattctgtGAATTAGCCACCAGtttgaagtttgttttgttgttcATGAACAGGTTGACAAGGAAACAAGTTCAACATCTcacaaaaaaattgtatcagTCCCCAGCCTTGCATCCATTGAAGAGATGAGGACAAAAATCAGGGAAGAAAATTTCATTGAGAAACAATTAAAATGGATCGAAGTTGAAAGCAAAATTCCGCGTCTTGCAGAAAACCGAACTCCATTTGCAGACGTGAATTGACTAGTTAAACAAACAGACGAGATGTAGTTGAGAGGGTTAATTGGATGAATATACCCTAGCTAGTTCTATGAAGGGGGGAAGGGAAGCTCATCAGCTGATGAGCACCACTTGTTTGTGTGATGTAAGAACTAatgtttttcatttaattttacttCTTGTTTCCTTTCTATCTCTCTCTATAGAGGGCATTAAGTTGTAGCTAAATCAAAATGCTGGAACTATGAAGAAAATccatttttccttcttttttctttctagaaTCCTTGACAAGTCAAACACGTTTTCTAGATAAGTTTCTATTTTCTATATCTGCTGCTTCTATTTGAACCTTCTATATGCACCACACAAACTGTTCATAGTTTGTGAGCTGTATGGATAAAACTATACATAAATGTGGCTGCATCACTTTTTCTATTTTAGTAATATTCATCTTACGAAACTACAGTGCAACCCGTTAGAATTTTCTGTTTTCAAAATGtgctatttttttgtttgactacTACAACACATGTGAAAGCTCAAGAGTCTTCTTGAGAAGGCAAGGTGCAGCACTAATTTTCAGATGTGAAACTGTTATACCAACCAATCAGAACTCAAAGGAAAACATGCTTTTGCACCCATTTGATCAATTCCCTTTTTTGGACTCCAAGTTGGTGGCACACTTTAACGTTAGCCGTGTTGAATGGAGATTGAAAATTCCATCTCACATACGACATGCACTATTCTACACGAAGGAATGTTCTAACAATTAATCAGAAGTTGCTATCTCCTTTcaacatacttttttttttaataatagaaactGTTCAAGGTTATACttacaaaaaataatggaaGTTTCATGGAACGTTGTTGTACTTGTACAACAAGTAGCTTAGAGCCTCCGCAATGGAGAACTTcaaatttgagtacttaaatgagtCTCACATAAacacatcactaatttattattttttaataatagtacataataGGTACTTAACCCCTCCAACCTagcacttcttaaaaagttttaaaatgagtctcatcaataactccacatattacaataacttattatttaattatctattttataatataaattgattgaatgataaaattacaaaattagtagtatgtactattttttttataattggaaacaaaataattaaaattcgaaatttaatttaaaattatattgccaaattttaagaactgcataattaaaaaaataatttaaaataacattacataattttaaaaacaattaattttgttgatcatcatgCCCAAAACGTTGCCAAATATGCTCGACAAGatcatgttgaagttgaagatgagctagcttattaaaaaattgtgcttttgtgatgtacaaaaaaaatttgagtttttgtGTAAATatccattaattcaaattgaatatataaaataaaggggGTCccatgaaaataatattttaatgaaaaataaggtgGGTCCAAGAGGAGAGAGTTCTTATTTTAGAAGTGATACCTAATAGGTATTCAATATGGGTGGTACTctaatggtagtacctaataagtaccataagtacctaataggtactacatcattggagatggtcttagtCCTCAAGACTTATTTTCACTCAGCTGCTCAACAATGTACGATTCTAagtgtttttattattattattattattattattattattattattattattatgattatcattattattattatttcatttgataaaaaaaaatattcttttgtTGTTGTAATTTATCCccgtcttttttataagaaacaaaattaaagtgaaaatatttatcatttttataaaaaaattgaccaatttttagatttattagatgtttaaagagtaattaaattattttacaaaaaaaagagtaattaaattGGGATATTCATGGAATAATGTTAAATTTATAGGAGTGTTTCCTTGATCTTAatgatttatttcttttgtttcttataaaaaagatcgaAGAGAGTAATAAAGAGCATGACTACAAAATTTACATACTGTTGggcataaatttggtatttattaattaaatacaaTTGGCGGGTCTAACAATTATTTGAAGGTTATGTTGTCTCACTACAAAAAAATAGGCAAACGGCGACCACAAAAAAAAAGCTTTAGCGTCGGTCCTTTCCGTCGCTAAATGACTGCTGCAGCGGTTGGACAACTGACGCAACAAGCAGCGTCGCTACGGCATACAGCGGCGGTTCAAGTAAACCGTCGGAATAACCGCCGCATCGATCTTAGCGTCGGTTGTATTGATTGTGCGGCAGTTCCTAACCGTCgctatatgtatttttttaaataaaaaattgagctCTTAGCGTCAGTTATAACCGCCGCAAAACAATTTTtcccacaaaaaaaaactgttttttttttcaaaaaaaaaatcaatttttttttcttctcattttatgaaaattctaaaataaaaactaaaaagccCTACAGTCTAAGAATTGtataccattaaaaaaaaagacctACATTCACAACTTGAATTATTTACTATACACACTGAATTTTTTATGAGCTTTACCTcattttatgtatatatatatataaagatgtaCATGCATTTATTTGCACAAGACTCAGGAGAGTAAAATACACAAATTGATTCAGAAACTTCTCTTGCAAATGGATCCTCAAGCAAAAATAATACTCATAAACTTTAAATTATACAATTTTAAGTTACAATTTAAACACAAGGGCATAAAGTGCAACTTCAACACTGCCGGTTTGCGACACCATTATGGTTGATCCAGCTCCATAAAGTGGAACTTTATTACCCACCAAGTTCACTGATACAAGACGGTGACTTTTTCTTGGCTGAAAGTGTTTCTTCGACTGCAAAGAACACTAGTTAACTAAGCAAAGAATAAAGTAAAAACCAATATTTTACCAAGTAGTTATTTCATAGAGAAATGACATCCATTGAAATGAATACTCAAAATGTGTTACCCGTTCATGATTCATCCATGATTCATCATGCATATCCAGTCATGTCTCTACCTCCTTGTCAGAAGAATCCAGGAATCTAAACTCCTTTCCATGAGCAGCCTCCTCCTTAGTAACCATGACACAACACATGAAATTATCTTATTAAAAAATCCATAAaagcataaaaattaaaaaaaaaacaacatcaaTATCAGTGATACTATAAGCATGATACATGTTGAACACATAGCTTACACAACAAGTGAATGCAATTAAGATTACCCAATGGCATAGTCGTATTCCAGCTTATATTGAAGTTCCTCAATCTgttacaaaagaaattaaattgttCAAGCTATAGTAGGAAGCTTTTCTTGGGAAATTAAGCCTTGAATTTATATAGATAACATGCCATACAACATCTTCATCAATGTCTTTAGAACATTCAAGGACTTCTG from Trifolium pratense cultivar HEN17-A07 linkage group LG1, ARS_RC_1.1, whole genome shotgun sequence includes these protein-coding regions:
- the LOC123884558 gene encoding kinesin-like protein KIN-5B → MSMTPDQSKKVGLGMVTPSPSPFLTPRPERRRPESRGSDRNPHRQDKDKETNVQVLLRCRPLSDDEQRSNVPKVVSCNENKREVIVMQTVANKQVDRVFNFDKVFGPKAQQRSIYDQAISPIVNEVLDGFNCTVFAYGQTGTGKTYTMEGGMRNKGGDLTAEAGVIPRAVRQIFDILEAQNADYSMKVTFLELYNEEITDLLSAEDNSPRPIEERVKKPVALMEDGKGSVLLRGLEEESVYSVNEIYALLERGASKRHTAETLLNKRSSRSHSVFTITVYVKETVIGDEELIKCGKLNLVDLAGSENILRSGAREGRAREAGEINKSLLTLGRVINALVEHSAHVPYRDSKLTRILRDSLGGKTKTCIIATISPSAYCLEETLSTLDYASRAKNIKNKPEANQKVSKAVLLKDLYIEIERMKEDVRAAREKNGVYISHERFAKEEAEKKERNEKIEQLENDLNLSQKQVDKFHELYLTEQEHKLDLENELKDCKVNLEKTNNILHDLQENYKLVVSKLKEKESAISKLLKSENALIERAKEMCMDLQNASDDINLLSTKLDHKEKMEGENQKIILNFASLLNGGIKDLHATIIGSISQQQKQLRHMEDHVYSHLTSKRDAAQALESRINKMRETYTSGVGILKELENTLHLKASSDMEQIQNRVSSQALAVENFLATAVLEANDVIDSIHNSLDEQKQLVAFSIQQQEEGLQQSMISARVVSKATVKFLDDINMHSSRVMKIVEETQKERSHQLTNFEMKFKEEVARDEEEALDKISTILSNLTSKRIAMVSEASRNMQDTSVQQSKKLQLEMLNLQQVSKDATKEVNEYVENANNQFVEQIFSVNNFKATMEDCLLDCSKTVDCSRKQWESAQLSFNNFHKNNLAEIESIVKKNISTNHALDKKIVSASLSMELDYDAGTRNLLADVNGALLMDHENKKEIDSMTTQWLEQLISLQDKHGEDISDIHVQAEKSLVKDYLVDKETSSTSHKKIVSVPSLASIEEMRTKIREENFIEKQLKWIEVESKIPRLAENRTPFADVN